One genomic window of Chloroflexota bacterium includes the following:
- a CDS encoding DUF4445 domain-containing protein: MTLCHVEFEPAGRRGPCQANQSLLDCARQLGVDLVSLCGGQGTCHRCKVQVITGSLSPFTSNEKQSLSPHELEKGYRLACQAYPLGDTKLHVPPESLTALQRTQVEGLETAISPEPVVRAYGLELSPPSLEDQRADAERVIQAIQDQYQMRSRITDLEVMRNLSSQLRECDRRVTASVRRGEIIALRPWHSRHLGIAIDLGTTKIAGYLLDLENGHTLAVQGIMNPQIAYGEDIIARLSRIRESLPEAACLQEVVMKALNQMTIDLCASAGAQPEEVIEAVVVGNTAMHHLLLRLPVQQLALSPFVPAISEALDIKAREIGLCIAPGAYVHLLPNIAGFVGADHVAMLLATGIWKTDGVALALDIGTNTELALVSSGEITSVSCASGPAFEGAHIKHGMRAASGAIERLRLIGDRVEYQTVDGAPPVGLCGSGILDAMAQLYLAGVLDASGRIGDHPRVRHVEGQREFVLVNEEERNGRLAVTITQQDVRQLQLAKGAIRTGIDVLLQARGHSEQDIQQVVIAGAFGTYVDVASAVAIGMLPQLPLNRFRQVGNAAGMGAKMALISDSKRAEAQMIAHRVQYIELGATPDFAQTFARALRIGQSAR, translated from the coding sequence ATGACTCTTTGCCATGTTGAATTCGAGCCGGCAGGCAGACGTGGACCATGCCAGGCTAACCAGTCTCTCCTGGACTGCGCACGGCAACTGGGCGTGGACCTTGTCAGCCTCTGTGGGGGCCAGGGAACCTGCCACCGCTGCAAAGTACAAGTCATAACGGGGTCTCTATCCCCCTTCACCTCCAACGAAAAGCAGTCCCTCTCACCTCATGAACTAGAAAAAGGCTATCGCTTGGCCTGCCAGGCCTATCCGCTGGGTGACACCAAACTCCATGTACCTCCCGAGTCACTGACGGCTCTCCAGCGAACACAGGTCGAGGGATTGGAGACAGCCATCTCACCAGAGCCGGTTGTCCGTGCCTACGGTCTTGAACTATCCCCTCCATCCTTAGAGGACCAGCGTGCCGATGCTGAGCGCGTGATCCAGGCCATTCAGGATCAGTACCAGATGCGCAGCCGTATCACTGACCTTGAGGTAATGCGTAATCTCTCGTCGCAGTTACGGGAGTGCGACCGGCGAGTAACAGCTTCAGTACGCCGTGGCGAGATCATAGCACTTCGCCCTTGGCATAGCCGCCACTTAGGAATAGCCATAGACCTGGGCACCACCAAGATAGCTGGTTATCTGCTTGATCTGGAAAATGGTCACACGCTGGCCGTCCAGGGGATTATGAATCCCCAGATTGCTTACGGGGAGGACATCATAGCTCGCCTCTCCCGCATCAGGGAGTCTCTCCCAGAAGCAGCATGCCTGCAGGAAGTAGTGATGAAGGCTTTGAACCAGATGACCATTGACCTCTGTGCCAGCGCTGGTGCCCAACCTGAGGAAGTCATTGAAGCAGTGGTAGTGGGCAACACTGCCATGCATCATTTGTTGCTACGTTTGCCGGTCCAGCAACTGGCCCTATCCCCTTTCGTGCCTGCCATCAGCGAGGCATTGGACATAAAGGCCCGCGAGATAGGGCTCTGCATTGCTCCAGGCGCTTATGTGCACCTTTTGCCCAATATTGCTGGCTTCGTGGGCGCTGATCATGTGGCCATGTTACTGGCTACAGGGATATGGAAGACCGATGGCGTAGCACTGGCCCTGGATATCGGCACCAACACAGAGTTGGCCCTGGTCAGTTCGGGTGAGATCACCAGCGTCTCCTGCGCCTCAGGTCCGGCCTTTGAGGGGGCGCACATCAAGCACGGTATGAGGGCGGCATCTGGGGCCATAGAGCGGCTGCGCCTGATCGGAGACAGGGTAGAATATCAAACTGTGGATGGAGCACCGCCGGTGGGGCTGTGTGGATCTGGCATACTCGATGCCATGGCACAGCTTTACCTGGCTGGTGTGCTGGATGCCAGCGGAAGAATTGGCGATCACCCCCGAGTGCGACATGTTGAGGGGCAACGCGAGTTCGTGCTGGTCAACGAGGAAGAACGAAACGGCCGTCTCGCCGTTACCATAACTCAACAGGACGTGAGACAACTGCAACTGGCCAAGGGGGCAATACGCACCGGCATTGATGTCCTTCTGCAGGCTAGGGGACACTCTGAGCAGGATATTCAGCAAGTCGTCATCGCAGGGGCCTTCGGCACCTACGTTGATGTGGCCAGTGCTGTGGCAATAGGCATGCTGCCGCAGTTACCGCTCAACCGTTTTCGCCAGGTTGGTAATGCTGCCGGCATGGGAGCCAAGATGGCCTTGATCTCAGACAGCAAACGGGCGGAGGCCCAGATGATAGCCCATCGCGTCCAGTACATCGAACTGGGTGCGACCCCTGATTTTGCTCAGACCTTTGCCAGAGCGCTACGCATCGGACAAAGTGCGAGGTGA